A window of the Megalopta genalis isolate 19385.01 chromosome 2, iyMegGena1_principal, whole genome shotgun sequence genome harbors these coding sequences:
- the Syp gene encoding synaptotagmin binding cytoplasmic RNA interacting protein isoform X7, which translates to MAEGNGEIKMEEKQSKEEMEYVDRTEDFSKLIQYGLDEKVAAKLDEIYKTGKLAHVDLDDRALDALKEFPVDGALKVLTQFLESNLEHVSNKSAYLCGVMKTYRQKSRAGQGTGTGTSTTPKAPDEDKIKMILERTGYPLDVTTGQRKYGGPPPNWEGSTPGTGCEVFCGKIPKDMYEDELIPLFEKCGKIWDLRLMMDPMAGCNRGYAFITFTDREAAQQAVRELNDYEIRKGKKIGVTVSYNNHRLFVGNIPKNRDRDDLFEEFTKHAPGLTEVIIYSSPDDKKKNRGFCFLEYESHKAASLAKRRLSTGRIKVWGCDIIVDWADPQEEPDEQTMSKVRVLYVKNLTQDCSEEKLKECFEQYGNIERVKKIKDYAFVHFEERENAIKAMNELNGKEIGGSHIEVSLAKPPSDKKKKEEMLRARERRMMQMLQVRSGGSPSHPSMMGGPMQVRGPGQGPRGTGAGMRGQMGRGDYGWTWSWSSAAWPSRWPASPWPSQGGTQPRNYRGPWAPAAVRSWGGPRQGKFTR; encoded by the exons ATGGCAGAAGGGAATggagaaataaaaatggaagagAAACAGTCTAAGGAGGAAATGGAATATGTAGACCGAACAGAAGACTTTTCCAAATTAATTCAATACGGTTTGGATGAAAAAGTAGCTGCAAAATTGGacgaaatttacaaaactgGTAAATTGGCTCACGTGGACTTGGATGATAGGGCATTGGATGCTCTAAAGGAATTCCCCGTTGATGGTGCTTTAAAAGTACTCACTCAGTTTCTTGAGTCGAATTTGGAGCATGTGTCAAACAAATCTGCATATCTGTGTGGCGTAATGAAAACCTATAGGCAAAAAAGTAGAGCTGGTCAAGGCACTGGTACTGGTACTAGTACAACACCTAAAGCACCGGATGAGGATAAAATCAAA ATGATCCTTGAAAGAACTGGGTATCCTTTAGACGTAACAACAGGACAAAGAAAATATGGAGGACCTCCTCCAAATTGGGAAGGATCTACTCCAGGAACCGGTTGTGAA GTATTTTGTGGAAAAATCCCAAAAGATATGTACGAAGACGAGTTAATTCCATTATTCGAAAAATGTGGAAAAATTTGGGATTTGAGACTAATGATGGATCCGATGGCAGGTTGCAACAGAGGATACGCATTTATCACTTTTACTGACAGGGAAGCGGCTCAGCAAGCGGTCAGGGAG CTGAATGATTATGAGATTCGGAAAGGGAAAAAGATTGGTGTTACCGTATCTTATAACAATCACCGCTTGTTTGTGGGAAATATTCCAAAGAATCGAGACCGAGATGACTTGTTCGAAGAATTTACAAAGCACGCAC CTGGCCTGACCGAGGTGATTATCTACAGTTCTCCGGACGATAAGAAGAAAAATAGGGGTTTTTGCTTCTTAGAATATGAATCTCACAAAGCAGCTTCCTTAGCGAAACGAAGGCTGAGCACGGGCCGCATCAAGGTATGGGGCTGCGATATTATAGTCGATTGGGCAGACCCTCAAGAAGAGCCCGACGAGCAAACGATGTCGAAG GTGCGTGTACTTTACGTAAAAAACTTGACACAAGATTGTTCCGAGGAGAAGTTGAAAGAGTGCTTCGAGCAGTACGGTAACATCGAACGAGTCAAAAAGATCAAGGACTACGCTTTCGTGCACttcgaggagagagagaacgcgatcAAG GCGATGAACGAATTGAATGGAAAGGAAATCGGTGGCTCCCACATAGAGGTGTCTCTCGCGAAACCGCCGTCCgataagaagaagaaagaggaaATGCTCCGCGCCAGGGAACGAAGAATGATGCAAATGTTGCAAGTTCGGAGCGG AGGTTCTCCGTCGCATCCGAGCATGATGGGAGGACCGATGCAGGTTCGCGGACCTGGTCAGGGTCCTCGCGGAACTGGTGCAGGTATGCGAGGACAAATGGGACGAGGCGATTACG
- the LOC117227207 gene encoding uncharacterized protein LOC117227207, whose protein sequence is MEYTNSKIYVTTVIVWLCCSGVVGQYEWQVRDAFDEIRFKMDKINKDNCPIQHLEDLYLPEDSVSHLPDIKDININPVFPNRTALLHLQNMALSRSFFWSYILQSRFIRPAINDTYDPGMMYYFLSTVADVSANPHINASAIYFSPNMSYSSSYRGFFNKTMPRFAPRTFRADDFNDPIHLERISTRNTFTVQDLGAFSRSSLSQDYTTDYYRINEWYKKWLPDNVDKRHDTKTTYQVEIRYANSTNETFTFHGPRGADEYPGPVRWTRPYFDCGRSNRWLVAAIVPVVDIYPRHTGFRHIEYPTYTAISVIEMDFERIDINQCPKGNGNSGPNRFRNTARCKTETTECEPLHGWGLRRGGYQCRCKPGFRLPTVVRRPYLGEIVERATQEQYYNGFDCTKIGWIHKMPVQWEKAKPYIRERYLEQFYHYRNYSSGPEAMRSEKMNIDQTLKFILSVNSRTCKSYTQEELTLRGDTSFGVKEFFENEAKMATRLANFISAFLQISDPNEVYSGKRVADRPLTEDQMIGETLALVLGDTKIWSAGTFWDRNKFTNRTLFAPYAYKTQLNTRKFKVEDLARLNDTDEVYTRKSYFQVLKQRWATNFDELEKYHIKLKIRYNETGEYLKKFEHYPHFYRAANLNHGHWTTPYFDCNGKVKKWVITYASPFFGWDSLKGKLEFKGVVAVTMDLLQLDINQCDDVFYAPNAFKSTHKCDKKTSYCVPILGRGFETGGYKCECKQGFEYPFEDLITYYDGQLVEAEFNNLINDVETRYDMFKCRLAGASSIQMNWMLIVSIITYYLFRR, encoded by the exons ATGGAATACACCAATTCAAAAATCTATGTGACGACGGTAATTGTGTGGCTCTGTTGTTCGGGCGTTGTCGGTCAATATGAATGGCAAGTCAGAGATGCGTTTGACGAAATTCGCTTCAAAATGGACAAAATCAACAAAGATAATTGTCCTATTCAGCATCTCGAAGATCTTTACTTGCCAGAGGATTCGGTCTCTCATTTACCCGACATCAAAGATATTAACATTAATCCTGTGTTCCCGAATAGAACTGCTCTATTGCATCTTCAAAACATGGCACTCAGTAGATCCTTCTTTTGGAGTTACATTTTACAATCACGATTCATACGTCCAGCAATCAACGATACATACGATCCGGGCATGATGTATTATTTCTTGTCGACAGTCGCCGATGTTTCCGCAAATCCACACATAAATGCTTCTGCCATTTATTTCTCCCCAAATATGTCTTATTCCTCATCCTACAGAGGTTTCTTCAATAAAACTATGCCCAGATTTGCACCAAGAACATTCAGAGCTGATGATTTCAATGACCCAATACATTTAGAGAGAATATCTACAAGAAATACTTTTACTGTACAAGATCTTGGTGCTTTTTCAAGGAGCAGTTTAAGTCAAGATTACACAACTGACTATTATCGTATAAACGAATG GTATAAGAAATGGTTACCAGATAACGTTGACAAGAGACACGATACCAAAACTACATATCAAGTTGAAATCCGCTATGCTAACAGCACCAATGAAACATTTACATTTCATGGTCCACGAGGTGCAGACGAATATCCTGGACCTGTAAGATGGACTAGACCATATTTTGATTGTGGTAGATCCAATCGCTGGTTGGTGGCCGCGATCGTACCTGTTGTAGACATCTATCCGAGGCACACAGGATTTAGACACATAGAATACCCAAC ATATACTGCCATATCCGTGATAGAGATGGATTTTGAAAGAATAGATATAAATCAATGCCCTAAAGGAAATGGAAACAGTGGACCGAACAGATTTAGAAACACAGCAAGATGTAAAACGGAAACTACTGAG TGCGAACCATTACACGGTTGGGGTCTTCGACGCGGCGGATATCAGTGCAGATGTAAGCCAGGTTTTAGGCTACCAACTGTTGTACGACGTCCATATCTTGGAGAGATTGTAGAGAGAGCGACTCAGGAACAATACTACAACGGATTCGATTGTACTAAAATAGGGT GGATTCATAAAATGCCGGTGCAATGGGAGAAGGCAAAACCATATATTCGAGAAAGATACCTTGAACAATTTTACCACTATAGAAATTACTCTTCCGGGCCAGAAGCTATGAGATCCGAGAAAATGAATATCGATCAAACTCTCAAGTTTATCTTGAGCGTAAATTCACGAACTTGCAAAAG TTATACGCAGGAAGAGTTAACATTGCGCGGAGATACGAGTTTCGGCGTTAAAGAATTCTTTGAAAATGAAGCAAAAATGGCAACTAGATTAGCCAATTTTATCAGCGCATTTCTACAAATATCTGATCCAAATGAAGTTTATTCTGGTAAGAGGGTAGCCGACAGACCTCTGACAGAAGACCAAATGATTGGAGAGACTCTAGCTCTGGTTCTAGGGGATACCAAAATCTGGTCTGCTGGAACATTTTGGGATCgtaacaaatttacaaatagaACACTCTTTGCACCATACGCTTATAAAACTCAACTAAACACACGAAAATTCAAAGTCGAAGATTTAGCTAGGTTGAACGATACAG ATGAAGTTTATACGAGAAAAAGTTATTTTCAAGTACTAAAACAAAGATGGGCAACAAATTTTGACGAGTTGGAAAAATATCATATAAAACTCAAAATTAGGTACAACGAAACCGGGGAGTATCTAAAAAAATTCGAACATTATCCACATTTTTATAG GGCAGCAAACTTGAACCACGGCCATTGGACTACTCCGTATTTCGACTGTAACGGCAAAGTGAAGAAATGGGTAATTACCTATGCATCCCCGTTTTTCGGTTGGGATAGTTTGAAAGGGAAACTGGAATTCAA AGGCGTCGTAGCTGTTACCATGGACCTGCTTCAGCTCGACATTAATCAATGCGACGATGTGTTCTATGCGCCAAATGCATTCAAAAGTACCCACAAATGCGATAAGAAAACCTCATAT TGTGTGCCCATCCTTGGTAGAGGTTTTGAAACTGGTGGCTATAAATGCGAATGCAAGCAAGGTTTCGAATATCCGTTCGAAGATTTAATTACGTATTACGATGGTCAGTTAGTAGAAGCTGAGTTTAATAATCTAATCAACGATGTAGAAACCAG GTATGACATGTTCAAGTGCCGGTTAGCTGGAGCTTCATCCATTCAAATGAACTGGATGTTAATCGTATCGATCATAACGTATTATCTATTCAGGCGTTAA
- the Mpc1 gene encoding mitochondrial pyruvate carrier — protein MNRVKKLLSSKETRDYLMSTHFWGPIANWGIPIAAIADIRRDPAYISGKMTFALCLYSAMFMRFALKVQPRNLLLFACHFVNEGAQLTQGVRFIKHHLSGKKEVTA, from the exons ATGAATCGTGTAAAAAAACTTCTGTCGAGCAAAGAGACACGAGATTATTTAATGAG TACACATTTTTGGGGACCTATAGCTAACTGGGGCATTCCGATTGCTGCGATCGCCGATATACGAAGAGACCCAGCATATATTAGTGGAAAAATGACGTTTG CCTTGTGTTTATATTCTGCAATGTTTATGAGATTTGCGCTGAAGGTGCAACCAAGGAACTTGCTTCTCTTTGCTTGTCACTTTGTTAACGAAGGTGCACAATTGACGCAAGGTGTTAGATTTATTAAACATCATCTTTCAGGCAAGAAGGAGGTAACAGCTTGA
- the wts gene encoding serine/threonine-protein kinase warts, with amino-acid sequence MNPTAVNKSSTRGSGYHQKALAEIRNSLLPFANIGGASEVGSSAASTISTLSTTSGISSASGLSGLSGASGSTIDKSDQRQLLTQLLAMGYSEEIALRALKLGNWRLDAAVEFLKQAQGESLNGLGKLNTKLIRKPSLERELNLQRGSPALDSGAGSSRSDSPHLTELSPHTQLSRQYSPSNFVEREPPPPPPPRCSSTPPPPPPPHAPYNQPNVPTNMQQMLKRMSPAPVVPTRPPPTTPGNTGPISTSVNLPQRGTSPVSSSNNNSNSRQPMIVQNGPQVQQQLSQQIQALSIYQTGSSNSNTQVEPPPPYPIVSSSSTGPVQPPSYSVSIQNRQSPTQSQQDYRKSPSSGIYSGPTSAGSPSPITVTAISPSTQTSMARPTPLQAWGARQAKTQPPIIMQSVKSTQVQKPVLQTAIAPTSPQPISTTSNTPTPPPSYASSIQQKQQQQPQQQHQHQHQHQTVQQQQQQSQQQQTPQQPPPPAYAPVNNIATTTGSNMNVSVSVGVPTTEPPSYATTMQALAAQRGMHHPLPPPPYGTSTTEEPSGMPTMENNASLRSSPVAAHHPPLQRKYSPADSCQHPMETPSLSSVVSTCLNNRSNNNSNSNNAASNNVGCNSSGNNNCATTVTTTVCTSSTTVTTITTTTTTNIVVAACIGSNNNGNGNSNGNNNGNNNNNNNHTTDNNGAKGGGGSTLSPYKIKHQSPIPERKHMSKEKEEERRDCKVRNYSPQAFKFFMEQHVENVLKSHKQRLYRRLQLETEMAKIGLSAEAQCQMRKMLSQKESNYIRLKRAKMDKSMFTKIKPIGVGAFGEVTLVRKLDTNQFYAMKTLRKADVLNRNQVAHVKAERDILAEADNEWVVKLYYSFQDKDNLYFVMDYIPGGDLMSLLIKFGIFKESLARFYIAELTCAVESVHKMGFIHRDIKPDNILIDRDGHIKLTDFGLCTGFRWTHNSKYYQQNGHGKQDSMDPADDWNNECRCIQLKPLERRRHREHQRCLAHSLVGTPNYIAPEVLQRTGYTQLCDWWSVGVILYEMLVGSPPFLANTPAETQYKVINWETTLHIPKQANLSAEGMDLILKLCVGADRRLGKNADEVKNHPFFASIDFEKGLRRQVAPHIPRIQYPTDTSNFDPVDPDKLRNSGSSDSNKSDELLNNGKPFHGFFEFTFRRFFDDGGGPAYPSRISLDDNDNQGPVYV; translated from the exons ATGAATCCAACCGCGGTTAATAAATCAAGCACACGTGGCTCTGGATACCATCAGAAGGCATTGGCTGAAATTCGTAATTCGTTGTTGCCCTTCGCAAATATTGGAGGAGCGAGCGAAGTAGGTTCCAGTGCTGCGAGTACTATATCTACCTTATCCACAACCAGTGGTATTAGTTCTGCCTCTGGACTGAGTGGTCTCTCTGGTGCTTCTGGTTCTACCATCGACAAATCTGACCAACGACAATTATTAACACAATTGTTAGCGATGGGTTACTCCGAG GAAATTGCATTACGAGCATTGAAGCTGGGCAACTGGCGTTTGGATGCAGCTGTAGAATTTTTGAAACAAGCACAAGGGGAATCGTTAAATGGACTTGGTAAATTAAACACCAAACTTATAAGGAAACCCAGTTTGGAAAGAGAATTGAATTTACAACGTGGCAGCCCCGCGTTGGATAGCGGAGCTGGAAGCTCGCGATCCGATAGTCCTCATCTGACGGAGCTTAGTCCGCATACGCAATTAAGCCGTCAATATTCTCCGAGTAATTTCGTAGAACGAGAACCACCGCCACCTCCGCCTCCTAGATGCAGTTCTACACCGCCACCACCGCCACCGCCTCACGCTCCGTACAATCAGCCGAACGTGCCGACTAATATGCAGCAAATGCTGAAGCGTATGTCTCCTGCTCCGGTGGTTCCTACGCGACCACCACCAACCACACCTGGCAATACCGGACCTATTTCCACGTCGGTCAATTTACCGCAAAGAGGTACAAGTCCGGTATCGAGTTCAAACAATAACTCGAATAGTCGTCAACCGATGATCGTTCAAAACGGACCTCAGGTTCAACAGCAGCTCTCCCAGCAAATACAAGCTCTCAGTATATATCAGACCGGTAGTAGCAACTCTAATACTCAAGTTGAACCACCGCCTCCGTATCCTATAGTTTCTTCTTCGTCGACTGGGCCGGTGCAACCACCATCTTACAGTGTCTCAATACAGAATAGGCAGAGCCCTACGCAGTCCCAACAAGACTATCGGAAAAGTCCATCGTCCGGAATCTACTCCGGTCCCACTTCGGCTGGTTCGCCGAGCCCCATTACCGTCACCGCTATATCCCCGAGTACGCAAACTTCTATGGCTAGACCTACTCCGTTGCAGGCATGGGGCGCACGGCAGGCCAAGACACAGCCACCAATAATCATGCAATCGGTTAAGAGCACTCAGGTACAGAAACCCGTGTTGCAAACTGCTATCGCACCAACTTCGCCGCAACCCATTTCTACCACTAGCAATACACCCACGCCACCACCGTCTTACGCTTCATCTATTCAGcaaaaacagcaacaacagccGCAGCAACAACACCAACATCAACACCAACATCAAACAGttcaacagcagcaacaacaatcGCAACAACAACAAACCCCGCAACAACCACCACCGCCTGCATACGCGCCAGTGAACAATATTGCAACAACGACCGGTAGCAATATGAATGTAAGCGTTTCGGTAGGAGTACCGACCACGGAACCGCCAAGTTACGCGACAACGATGCAAGCGTTAGCAGCGCAACGAGGTATGCATCATCCGCTTCCGCCTCCTCCATACGGAACTTCAACTACTGAAGAGCCTAGTGGAATGCCAACCATGGAGAACAATGCGAGCCTGAGATCGTCCCCGGTCGCAGCGCATCATCCTCCGTTACAAAGAAAATATTCACCCGCCGACAGTTGTCAGCACCCAATGGAAACGCCATCTTTATCCTCGGTAGTGTCGACTTGTCTAAATAATAGGAGTAATAataacagcaacagcaacaacgcTGCCAGCAACAATGTTGGTTGCAATAGTAGTGGTAACAACAACTGCGCCACTACAGTCACTACTACTGTATGCACCAGCAGTACCACTGTTACCACCATCACAACCACAACCACTACTAACATTGTCGTGGCTGCTTGCATCGGTAGTAACAACAACGGAAACGGAAATAGTAATGGCAACAACAAtggtaacaataacaataacaataatcatACAACGGATAACAATGGGGCGAAAGGCGGTGGAGGTAGTACACTTTCACCTTACAAGATTAAGCATCAATCTCCAATACCTGAGCGCAAACACATGAGTaaagaaaaagaggaagaacGCAGGGATTGCAAAGTCCGCAATTATTCTCCACAGGCGTTCAAATTCTTTATGGAACAGCACGTCGAGAACGTGTTGAAGTCCCATAAACAACGACTGTATCGTCGGCTTCAGCTTGAAACGGAAATGGCTAAAATAGGTCTGAGTGCGGAAGCGCAGTGTCAAATGAGGAAAATGTTATCGCAGAAGGAATCGAATTACATCAGGTTGAAGCGGGCAAAGATGGACAAGTCGATGTTCACGAAAATTAAACCTATAGGAGTTGGCGCGTTCGGAGAAGTAACTCTCGTGAGAAAACTCGATACGAATCAGTTTTATGCCATGAAAACTTTAAGGAAAGCGGATGTATTGAACCGTAATCAAGTTGCTCATGTTAAAGCCGAGAGAGATATATTGGCAGAAGCTGACAACGAATGGGTAGTGAAACTCTATTATTCCTTCCAAGATAAAGACAACCTGTATTTTGTCATGGATTATATACCCGGTGGTGATTTGATGTCGTTGCTGATCAAATTCGGTATTTTCAAGGAATCACTGGCACGATTTTATATCGCTGAGCTTACATGCGCTGTAGAAAGTGTACACAAAATGGGATTTATTCATAGAGACATTAAACCCGATAATATCTTAATCGATCGAGATGGACACATCAAGTTGACGGACTTCGGATTGTGTACGGGTTTTCGCTGGACTCATAACTCCAAGTACTATCAACAAAACG GTCATGGGAAACAAGATTCTATGGATCCCGCTGATGACTGGAACAACGAGTGCCGTTGCATTCAGTTAAAGCCACTGGAACGTAGAAGGCACAGAGAACATCAAAGATGTTTGGCTCATTCGTTGGTTGGGACACCAAATTATATTGCGCCTGAAGTACTACAAAGGACAGGGTATACTCAATTATGTGACTGGTGGAGCGTCGGTGTAATTCTTTACGAAATGTTGGTCGGTTCTCCTCCATTCCTTGCTAATACACCCGCCGAAACACAATACAAG GTGATTAATTGGGAGACGACTCTACATATTCCGAAGCAGGCGAATCTTTCCGCGGAAGGTATGGATTTGATATTGAAGCTTTGCGTTGGTGCAGACCGTCGACTAGGTAAGAATGCGGATGAAGTAAAGAATCATCCGTTTTTTGCGAGTATCGATTTTGAAAAGGGGTTGCGCCGTCAAGTGGCGCCTCATATACCTCGGATACAATATCCTACCGATACGAGCAACTTTGATCCGGTCGATCCCGATAAATTACGCAATTCTGGATCATCTGATTCAAATAAATCTGACGAACTGTTGAATAATGGGAAACCGTTCCATGGTTTTTTTGAATTTACGTTTAGACGATTCTTTGACGACGGTGGTGGTCCTGCGTACCCTAGTCGGATAAGTTTAGACGATAACGACAACCAAGGTCCCGTTTACGTATGA